A stretch of DNA from Actinomycetota bacterium:
CCCGGTCCCCGCGTCACCGCCACCGCCTCCAGCTCTCCCATCCCCACCCCCGCGCCCTCCAGGGCCTGCTGCACGGCGGGCAGGATGGCCTCCAGATGCGCCCTGCTGGCGAGCTCGGGGACCACCCCCCCGTAGCGACGGTGCAGGTCGGCCTGGGAGGAGATGACAAGGGACAGCGTCTCCTCTCCCCTCCGCACCACGGCGGCCGAGGTCTCGTCGCAGGAGGTCTCGATGCCCAGGATCAGCCCGTCCTTCGCCCCGCTCATCTCCGCGCCTCCCCTTCACGGCGTGCGGCCGGGGGTGCGGCGGCGGCGTTCGCGCCCTCAGCCCTCCTCCACATCCCCGTATCTCCTCCGTAGGTCTTCCAGCAGCCGCCGGTACTCCGGCGTGGTGATGTCCTCTGTCCACATGATGAGGGCGTTCTCCAGGTTGTCCAGGTAATAATGCTTGCGCTCGCCCATCACCTGGAACCCGAAGCGGCTGTACAGCTCGATGGCGGCGAGGTTGGACTTCCTGACCTCCAGGGTGAGGAAACGCGCTCCCTTTTCCTCCGAGCGTCGCACCAGTTCCAGGAGGAGCCTCGCCCCCACCCCGCTGCGGCGCCGGTCCTCCCGCACCGCGAGGGTCATCACGTGGGCCTCGTCCAGGATGAGCAGCGTGCCCCCGTAACCCGCCAGCTCACCCCCGCATCTAGCGACCACGTAGCACCCCTCCGGTTTTTCCAGCTCGCGCAGGTACATGTCCCGGGTCCAGGGGCTGGCGAAGGCTCTTCTCTCCAGCTCCATCACCTCGGCGAGGTCTTCCTCGCGCATGGTCGCCATCACCAGGCGCATCGCCCCTTCTCCCTCCTCTTCCCCGTGTCGGGGCGCCTTACGTAGAGCGGCCGGAGCGCGAAGGGATCCACGGTCTCCCCTCTCTCAGCCGCCATGCGGCACAGTCGCACCAGGCCCTCCACGCTCGGGGCGCCGTTCCCCGCCACCCCCGCCCCCGCGGGCCATACGCCGGGGTACGCGGCGATCCCCGTTCCCGTGAGGACCGCCTCCCCGCCACAGCGCTCCAGGCAGGCCGAGAGCTCACGCGCCGCCTGCTCCGGTGGAGCGACGCGCGGCGGCAGCAGGGTCC
This window harbors:
- the rimI gene encoding ribosomal protein S18-alanine N-acetyltransferase; this translates as MRLVMATMREEDLAEVMELERRAFASPWTRDMYLRELEKPEGCYVVARCGGELAGYGGTLLILDEAHVMTLAVREDRRRSGVGARLLLELVRRSEEKGARFLTLEVRKSNLAAIELYSRFGFQVMGERKHYYLDNLENALIMWTEDITTPEYRRLLEDLRRRYGDVEEG